A window from Bacteroidota bacterium encodes these proteins:
- the folK gene encoding 2-amino-4-hydroxy-6-hydroxymethyldihydropteridine diphosphokinase has product MSKVYLLLGSNLGAREVMLKKAALQIRQHIGHILNQSSVYETEPWGFAGENYFLNQVIIAETSATPSEILETVLLIENSLGRKRSENRYASRSIDIDILFFDNQVIYEKDLIVPHPELHKRLFTLIPLAEIAPDLVHPVFNKPVSVLLNECDDRLKVSKVG; this is encoded by the coding sequence ATGAGTAAAGTATATCTGCTTCTGGGGAGTAATTTAGGCGCCAGGGAGGTCATGCTGAAAAAAGCCGCTCTTCAGATCAGGCAACATATTGGACATATCTTGAATCAATCATCCGTTTATGAAACTGAACCGTGGGGTTTCGCCGGTGAAAATTATTTTCTGAACCAGGTGATCATTGCAGAAACATCTGCCACCCCGTCAGAGATTCTTGAAACTGTCCTCCTGATCGAAAATTCCCTCGGAAGAAAGAGATCTGAAAATCGTTATGCTTCCCGATCTATTGATATTGATATTTTATTTTTCGATAACCAGGTCATTTATGAAAAAGATTTGATCGTCCCTCACCCGGAATTGCACAAAAGGCTTTTTACACTTATTCCTTTGGCAGAAATAGCACCAGACCTGGTACATCCTGTATTCAATAAACCTGTATCTGTTCTTTTAAATGAATGTGATGATCGACTTAAGGTTTCTAAAGTCGGATAA
- the sppA gene encoding signal peptide peptidase SppA, which translates to MKDFFKFMFASMLGFILTLIILFLIFIVIVFSAVSMSGSKDVVMIPAKSLLYLKFENPVPDRAPKSINPFDFSNFAFEKIMGLNDILRNIEKAKNDPNIKGIYLELSVIPSGISTIEEIRNKLLEFKESGKFIICYGEVFTQGAYYMATIADKIYMHPKGVMQFKGVNAELMFLKGTLEKLDIQVQIIRPAGNKYKSAVEPFFLEKMSDANREQIMAYVGDVWNHIVKGVSECRNLPVNEINAIADSLLVKNSEDALKYRFIDGLMYKDELQAELRNLLNLPENKKISLVKLSKYDGVILKDTKPKFTSNKIAVVYALGDIAGGEGDDNSIGSERLSEAIRQARKDSTVKAIVFRVNSPGGDALASDVIRREIELAKKVKPVVASYGDVAASGGYWISCNADKIIADETTLTGSIGVWGIIPNFQGLLNKKLGITMDNVQTNKNSGFPSVTRPMTDYESSIMQSYVDDTYSDFLNLVSGARSMTTDSVNAIGQGRIWSASDAKAIGLIDDFGGIEKAIKLAGEMAGITDYKLLSLPRQKDLFQQIIEGLTGRGESSIIKKELGENYRYYQLIRNVTHLDGIQARMPFEMTIN; encoded by the coding sequence ATGAAAGATTTTTTCAAATTTATGTTCGCATCAATGTTGGGTTTTATTCTGACTTTGATTATCCTGTTTCTCATTTTCATCGTGATTGTCTTTTCTGCTGTTTCCATGTCAGGCTCAAAGGATGTGGTGATGATACCGGCAAAATCATTACTTTATCTGAAATTCGAAAACCCTGTTCCTGACCGGGCTCCAAAATCAATCAATCCGTTTGACTTTTCAAACTTTGCTTTCGAAAAGATCATGGGGCTGAATGATATTCTCAGGAACATTGAAAAAGCCAAGAATGATCCTAACATAAAAGGCATTTACCTTGAACTGAGTGTTATTCCATCGGGCATCTCCACCATTGAAGAGATACGCAATAAGTTACTGGAATTCAAAGAATCGGGTAAATTCATCATCTGTTATGGTGAAGTATTCACGCAAGGGGCATACTATATGGCTACCATTGCCGATAAAATATACATGCATCCTAAAGGAGTCATGCAGTTCAAGGGTGTGAATGCCGAGCTGATGTTCCTCAAGGGAACGCTCGAAAAGCTTGATATTCAGGTTCAGATCATCCGGCCTGCAGGAAATAAATATAAAAGTGCTGTTGAGCCATTCTTCCTTGAAAAAATGAGTGATGCCAACCGTGAACAGATCATGGCTTATGTTGGTGATGTATGGAACCATATCGTGAAGGGCGTATCGGAGTGCAGGAACCTGCCGGTTAATGAAATAAATGCCATTGCCGACAGCCTGTTGGTCAAAAATTCGGAGGATGCACTAAAATACAGATTTATTGATGGACTGATGTATAAGGATGAGTTACAGGCTGAACTCAGAAATCTTCTGAATCTGCCGGAAAACAAAAAGATCAGCCTTGTCAAGCTGTCGAAATATGATGGGGTTATACTGAAAGATACAAAGCCGAAGTTTACGTCCAATAAAATTGCTGTGGTTTATGCTTTGGGTGATATAGCAGGTGGTGAAGGGGATGATAACAGCATCGGATCGGAGAGGTTGTCGGAGGCTATCCGTCAAGCGCGGAAAGACAGCACTGTAAAAGCCATTGTTTTCCGCGTCAATTCACCTGGTGGTGATGCCCTCGCATCAGATGTCATTCGCCGCGAAATTGAACTGGCAAAAAAAGTTAAACCGGTTGTCGCATCTTATGGCGATGTGGCAGCTTCGGGAGGATACTGGATATCCTGCAACGCCGACAAGATCATCGCCGATGAAACAACATTAACCGGATCGATTGGAGTGTGGGGAATAATTCCAAATTTTCAGGGACTTCTGAATAAAAAACTGGGTATCACAATGGATAATGTCCAGACCAATAAAAATTCCGGCTTTCCTTCTGTTACCAGGCCTATGACAGATTACGAATCTTCCATTATGCAATCGTATGTTGATGATACTTATTCGGATTTCCTGAATCTTGTATCCGGCGCACGCAGCATGACAACCGACAGTGTAAATGCTATTGGACAGGGCCGCATTTGGAGTGCCTCCGATGCAAAAGCCATTGGTTTGATTGATGATTTTGGAGGAATAGAAAAAGCCATAAAACTGGCTGGGGAAATGGCCGGAATTACCGATTATAAGTTACTCTCACTTCCCCGACAAAAAGATCTCTTCCAGCAAATCATTGAAGGGCTGACTGGAAGAGGTGAATCCTCCATCATTAAAAAAGAACTTGGCGAAAATTACAGATATTATCAACTTATCAGAAATGTCACCCATTTAGATGGTATTCAGGCCAGAATGCCTTTTGAAATGACCATCAATTAG